CCAAATAGAACGAGTCCTCTTATAACGGGCACCAAACCAAAGTCTAAACCAACGAAGATAGAATCTAGCGAACCTGAAAtcgatttcaataatattccaACGATTCAAGGAACTTATAAGGCGACGAAGATCAACGAAACTATGAAGAATTCTACTAAAGTAGATGTTAAGATAGAGtccaatgttaaaaactttagtAAGATTTCGCAGTTGGACGAAGTTTTAAAGAGTACTGTTTCGAAGATCGAGGATACTACGAAATTAGAATTAACTTCTGCAGAACCAatttcgacgacgacgaaggacAGAACAACGAATAGGATCGGCGTAACGATCGAGACAATTGATCACCAAAAGGAAATTACTTTATCTTCCATCAAAGTATCGTCCACTACTACGAGTAGTACAAACAGCGTGATCTTTAATGATTTTCACAAGCCAGATTTTGAAACGTCACCTTGGAAACCAATAGTTCCTGGATACGTTAATACTGAACTGAAATTATTACCGGAAACCACAGTATCGTCAGGTAACATTGATGTCGATTCGACTGTCAAAAATTCAACGTACAATATTCAGGATAAGGTCATTGACAGTACCAATCCAAAATTACCTAATCGAATTCCTGAAAGTTTAGATCGTTTGAATACGCGCATGGATGTACCAGGTATGAGCACATTGGACGAGGAAGATACTGATTTTCCGCACGACAGAATCGTACCCGAAGATATGGTGAATTTTAGAGTAAACGGTAAATTCAAGAACAAGATTCCAGGATTGATGGACGATGGTAACGTGTTTACAGCACCAACACCTGCGGCTGAAACTTTCAACAGGCCGAGCATCGAAGTGTCCGGTCAATTACCATCCGAAACTTATGATCTACGATTGAGTACTTCTTCGGAATTAACCAAAGCTGATGGTGCGAAACAACATTATTATCAGACGATCGATCAAACCAGAACGAAAATCGAATTGGCGAACTCGACGAACGAGCAAAAGGAAAATTCTTCATCGACAATGAGTTCCATCGCTTCAAGATGGAATCTCCAAACAGTCAAATCTAAGCCTTCTTTGATAGAGGAATCAGATCCGGAATCAGTGTCCGGAATCGGTATCGCCGAACCTGTTCCCGATGTAGAAGAAAATCTAGAAACGAGAAGTCGATTAAGTGGAATCGAGGCGCTCGACAAAGAACAAAACGACGCTTTACGCGACAGAAAGGTCGATCAGAGACCGATTTATACGAGCTACCGAAGTCCTGATCTAAGTGGTAGCGCGGTTAGGCCGAGTCTCATCGAAAATCCTGGAACTTTAAAACCCTTTCGACATACCATTCCTGTTGACAAAATTACATCGGCAATTGTTTCAGAAGATGATAACAAAAGGCTCCCATTGATACCACCCAATCAGAATACAAAAATTTCATCGTCCgtcaataacaatgataacaaacATATCGAAAAGGCAGAGATAAAGGATAAGTGGATAACGTCGATGAATATTAAAGAAGCCACCGAAATGATTAACGCTGATCGAAAAAATACAAGTTCAGAGTCATCCGTTAAAATCGCAAATATCGAATTGATCGAATCAACGAAATCAACGAAATTGAACGGCGAAGAAAAGATAGACGACGAGAAGATTCTTAAATTAAGTACGACCGAAATTTATTCGGAATTGTTACATCCATCTTATAACAATGGACAGAAATTGATCATGaaggacgaagaaaataaagaagttaTATCGGAAAAGCTAACGTCCAACGTTTCAAGAAATTCTACCTTCATCGAAGTGGATACTCTACAACATGTACCCAATCAAACGGATGAAGAAAGTACGAATGATTTTGATAGTAAAAATTCAGCGAATAGGGGAGAAAATGTTTCGATTAATCCTCACTTGACAACTACACCAGGTACACGTAAAAAAATCTACAATGACACGTTGAAGGCCTACGTTGTTGAAAATTTGGTGACCTTAGCACCTGTTAAAAGTAACACTGGAGTTGGCAGACCCATCAGACCAAGAcctaaaattgaaaatgagaAAGTCACAAAACCTTCGGAAAAAACATCCGCGAATAAGAATTCCGTGGAACGATTAGACGAAACAGCGTTACTGGAACAATTGTTTGGTCTTCAGGGTTTAGAAAGGGATAACAACAAACGTAATTCCAATCTTTCCAAAGGAAAACTCGTCGATGGTATAGAATCGAATAATGCGACAAATTCTTCCGATAACAAACATACTCACATCGAACAAATCGTCGAAGTTGTAACTTCTGTTAGTACAAAAATATCGTCCAAACAAAATCCTGATCGAGTTGTTCTCAGATTCGTCGTAACCAATTCAACTTCTCCTCCTATTATTCATTCCGACTCTAATACGAAATTGGAAAAGCATTCGTTAGAAAATACAGAAGAGAAACGTTCGTTCaaggaagaaaaactaaaCGCCGATCCGATAAAGGTACAAACTtctgatagaaaaatttcgacGTTAGAAGAGAATCGATTTCTTTTGGACAAATTGAAGCAATTAGCGGAAGTGAGAACCCATGACAAAGCTATCGTGACGATTcaaaaaaattcatcgaaCGTTTCCTTAGATAATCTGAATTCTAAAATTAAAGAaggatcatcatcatcgaatGATCAAAGATTCTTACAAAATTTTGATGAATTGAAAAAGATCGCGGACGTAGCGATGGGAAATGAAACGCTGAAAAATGGCAGTGCTCTGTTCACATTGAGTCGAGACGGCGTAAGGATTCTCACGAAGATAATGAACAAAGTTGAAGATGATTTAAACCATCAAGCAAATCAGACGAACGAAGAAAGTCCTGTATTTATGCCTGGTAATAACTGATAGAAACTATTTTgggattatttcaaaatatcgaTCCTGGATCATCCGAATCATTGATGAAGATCGTATATTTTTCACAGATAACTGTCAAGGGGGGGGCTTCCAGTGCAACGACGGCAAATGTTTGCCATCCAGTGCGAGATGCAATATGCTTGGCGAATGTTCGAATTCGGAAGACGAGGCCAGCTGTACGTGCGCGGACTTTTTAAAGGCACAACTTCTACAACAAAAGATATGCGATGGTACAGCGGATTGTTGGGATTATTCCGACGAAAAAGATTGTGGTGATTAACTAATCGATATCATCTCCAAATAATTGCAATGCATTCGCCTAAATCAAGACTTAAAAAATACTGTCTCATTTCCATGTTGACAGATTGGTGTGTCGAGGGTCAGTTCGTTTGCGGTAACAGCAGGTACTGTGTGGATCAGAGCAAGGTTTGCGATGGTTTCCGAGACTGTCCTACTGGAGAGGATGAAAAGAAATGTGCCGCACTGATCGAGGAATACGTTGAAGATTATAAAATAGTTGCTGAcgagttaaaaaataaaagcataattttggaaagtaaaaatgaaagtGACGATGTCTTCGCCAAGTCGGAAGATTATTCGTACGATTCGGAGAACAATCGAGATGTACCGTTCGATCAAGAAGCAGTTGAATCTACCTTATCAAAAACAACCACCCTTCCTGATTCCTTTGACTTTCCATCGAGCAGAGAAACCTATGGGTCCGTCGTAGAAACGACCATTTTACCGGATGAACCAACGAATTCTCCGAATCTCGTATCAGGAAGAGAAATATCCTTGAATTTGAGAAACAGTCTCGTTGATAAAACGTCTTTTCACGCGAAAGAAGATTCTCTGATAACCTCCACGCaaggatttaaaaaagaactGAATGGTTACAATGACAAAGGTTAtctaaatataagaaaaaatggaaagtgGGGGAAACTTTGCTTAAATTCTACGAACAATTTTCGTCAGGAAAAACAGACTACTTGGAGCATCGAGGATCTTGGTAGAGCAGTCTGCAAAGCAATCACGTATCAGTAAGTTATGatttgactttttcttttcttttccttttctttttctctttctaacatGAGAacattaaaagagaaacaaggaAATTTTTTCTGACTTATCAGAGATTACGAGAGAGTCGAAAGAGTCCTGGATGAAAATCCATCGTCCGGCAATTCTTATTACGTACTCTCATTTAACGAGAAATCGTCCGACAAAACCGTGTTGACCTTCAAGCCGTCCAACTGTCCGAGCGGCCAAGTTCTCAAGGTCAAGTGCAAGAATCTCGAATGTGGAATAAGGACGCAAGCTCCGTCGCAGGCAAGGTATATCCATTGAACcagtttttcaataattatataccaaaagaagagagaaacttttacgtatacatagatcgttaaatttgaaatatgtgTTGTACAAAAATCGAGATCTATGAATCAACTGGATTCACTGAAATAGATTGCACGTTTCTCGTCGTTCCAGGATCGTCGGGGGCGGCAGTTCATCGGCAGGAAGCTGGCCGTGGCAAGTAGCTCTCTACAAGGAAGGTGATTATCAATGCGGAGGAGCTCTTATCAATGACAAATGGATTCTCTCTGCAGCCCACTGCTTTTATCGGTAAGCCATGACAATTTCTCCTTACCTATCGTGATTTGTTGACCAATCGGGAACCAAAGTGCTTGCTACATTTTTCAACGAGATAATAAAATGGATAAGTTCGAAGCATTTCGTATTTATTCAGCCTCTTATAAAAGCAAGTAATGTCTtaggacgataaaaaaaaaaaaagaaaaaaaaatgatacgaGCGATGAACTGAgagaagaatttatttttttttctctcttgaaaCAAcgcaaaaattatattattttagtgCTCTCGACGAATATTGGGTTGCAAGGATAGGTGCTACTAGAAGAGGAAGCTTTCCAAGTCCACACGAGCAACTTTTACGACTGGATCACATCGTCCTTCATCCGGATTACATTGATAATGGATTCATTAACGATATAGCTCTTCTTAGACTCGAAAGATCGGTTACGTTCAGTGATTACGTCAGACCAGTATGCCTTCCGCAGAACGAACCAAAAAGTGGGACTACTTGCACTGTCACCGGTTGGGGACAATTGTTTGAGATCGGCAGAATATTTCGTACGTACTCATAATCTCATATCTATACATCTAAATGCAAGTCTTTTtgcgatgatatatatatatatatatatatatatatatatatatatattcttttttttttattttttttttcgttcaataGCTGATACTTTGCAAGAAGTCCAACTGCCTCTGATATCAACGGAGGAATGCCGAAGGAAAACAATCTTCTTACCGTTGTATAGAATCACATCAGGAATGCTTTGTGCTGGATTAAAAGATGGCGGAAGGGATGCATGTTTGGGTGACAGCGGTGGTCCTTTGGTTTGTTCAGGATCTGACAATAAATATACCATTCATGGTAACATCTCAATACTCGCTTATATAAAAcctaatgatattttataagaatcTTAAgatgatttcattttatttatttaggtaTCACTTCAAACGGATATGGTTGTGCCAGACCTGGAAGGCCTGGTGTTTATACGAAAGTTCATCATTATCTATCGTACATCGAACGTGTTAtcatgtcgaaaaacgatatacCATCCTCGATAGCCTCCTGTAAAGGACACAGATGTCCATTGGGCGAATGCTTACCCAAATCCCGAGTATGCAATGGATTCCTCGAATGTTCCGACGGTAGCGACGAACGTGATTGCACGACGACTTTCCGATAAAAAGACTGACGatacttaaataattttagaatTCCCATAGATCCTTTGCCGATTCGATTTCGTCGTTTTACAAATCGATAAGATCATTGTCGTTCAAACGGCAAAATCGATCAATGCATTTGAATGAAAATTGCAAAACGTATTTTTGTTGTATTTATTCGACGAAACGATTGAGTTTGAGTAAatgcaacttttttttttttttttttttttttttttttttaatgtaaaaaatatcacAAGAAAAGAGACCAAACTTGGACTTCTAGGTGTCTACTTTGTAAGATATTAAAAGacaagatgagagagagagagggagagaaaaaaaagaaagaaaatttctacttacgaatttcttttttttttttcttttttacttctcatCGATTCTCCATTAAATACAATTGCATTTAATCAAACGACTGAAAGTCGAGAGACTAGACGCGATTATtctcgtctcttttctttcaggAACATAATCtcgatcgaagagaaaaacTTTCGTATTTCTAAACTAATTAAGAAAGTTTAGAGATAGCGTAGAGTCGTTGTCATCGAATCGATCTTATATTGACTTGGCATTTGAATTAGTGACAAtcgttaaaaatcattaaGTCATGTTATTCGAATGTTTCAGTCTCTAAGATTAGTTTTTTTAAGATTTAGTTTTTGTATATATCGtatgtagagaaagagagagaaaatgatgtCTGTaaggaattaaaataatatcaaataataataatgatgatgatgatgatgataataataataataataataataataataataagaataaaaaacaaaaaacatcacataaagagaataatacgGACGAATAAATGTTTTCTACGAAAGTCCTATTTTGATCAGACTTTTATTGCGATAAAACAGCGAAAATTTTTGCGAGCATTTACCTGAAAGAATATATGCGAGAAAGAGTATCAAAGGTACTCGCGATAATATATCCGATCGACTTGGATAAGATATTTAAAGCAGAAATGCACTGCGTTTTTGcatatgtaaatttttaaatattacaagagAGTTCACAAGAGATAGCGCGGATgtgttttttgattttttttttttttttcgtactcTTACAATTATTAACCCAGAAGAAATACATAAAGTCACGACGTTTCAACGACGATCCGATatagttctctttttttcttccttttatatatatatatatatatatatatttttttttttttttaattattattaattattaaaatgccGAGCTAAATAGCAGACGACATTATAATAAAACCGTTCATCctgttaaaaacaaaaaatgattaaaatttgcCGTTTTAAAAAGTACAATTTTAAACGTACGAttcattaaacaaaaataatcttaatagCGTTATAtgcttcgttcttttcttttttttttgtttttttttgtttcttcctcttcctctttcttctttcttctttcttcttcttcttcttcttcatcatcatcttcttcttcttcttcttcttcttcttattattattattattattattgttattattattattattattattattattattattattattattattattattattattgttatccttattctttttaataattaatcaaacaTCAACCGCAACGCGACTTAGGCGACGAATACCGagataggaagagaaaaatttgagAAGTATCCAAGGGAATGAAATACTTTTGATAAAAGTATTTCATATCCAATGCTCGACAGAAATATCTCTTCGCAAATCTAAACACTGAAACCGATGGTTGTCATCTAAACTATATTATACGCTTAGACAACTAATGACTAACTTACACTTATGATTAGTATATTATACCGAATGGTAAAAATCACAATGCAATTTGTGTCACGATAAACAGTACACTTTTGGAATTAAAATTCGAGTTAACGATTCTTTTGCGCTCTTCATCAAGACCATTCCTTTTCGGGACCGAATACACAACGAGATTTTTCAATTAACGCGTCATATAACGTATTTACAAAGTTATCCGAGGAAgcgttaaattaaatttgaataatattttatcgaatatcgtgtaataattatcttctttctttttttttcttttcctttttttttttgtcttttttctttttttctttcctttccttttgtcttcttctttccgttttcgattttcgaacGAGTGTATGTAGAAAAAACGTAATGAGgagaagaatataatatatacgctCGAAGGAAGAACATGCCAAGCCGGTGCTAAACGAAAACTATCTTCTCTCGATGGCCTtggaaaaatgtaaaagttgTAATATGCCAACTTGATTATCAACTATTTCAATATGGCGCTGGTATGAAAAATGAGCCACGGGCTTCGCAATTcgagttatttttaatactggCAAATATTTCTAGCGCGCGAAAACTCACTCCTAATGGCTGAATAGTAACAATTCCACGGCTAATAAATATTCGAACTTTGGACGTTCGGTCTGGACAAAAGTTCGATTACCATCATATAAAATTGTGTAAATGTATAAAAGTGCGGATCGAATATTGCTACAACTTTTGTCCACACCGTACTTGAATTCATCCCGAGCATTACTACCACGTTTCATCATCATCTACACGTTCTCGTATCTCAATTATCAATTCTGTTAATTGGTTACGTTcttctctcgctttctttttttctttttttttttttttcccccaacaATTTCCATCAAgcttcgaataataatttgattttcgacgatagcctggtattttcgataaaaattcaagTTTTTCGTCGGgacgaaatcttttttttcctttttctttttgttcttttttttttttttgtttcaaaggACGCGAACGCGTCGTAGCTCCTTTCGTttcatcgtttattttttcttttttttttttcctttttattcttaaatgAGAATTTATCTATTACCTctagtctctctctcgcgtttctcgaaaggaagaaagaaaggatcaaTTCTACGTTGGATATAAATCAATTCGTGGCGCGCGCACACCTCTGCGAGCCCTCGATCGTAACACGAAACTCTCACCTCGATGATACCTTATTcgagaagataataaataataataaattgatgatTTCCTTAACGATGATACCTCTAATGAATCGTACTGTTAGAAAGATATTTAGGCTACGATTAATAGAGTTATTAGGGATTTTAGCCGAGTGAATCGACGGCAATTGTGCTGAGGCCCTTCGGACTGATGGTCGTTTTAAATTGTTCCGGAACAGGATACTCCGTCTgcaaaataaatcgatagagtaatgtaattaaaatgtaatgtaaaaaaaaatatatatatatatattctttattaatgaCGATCCTTACGTAATCTCCATTCCCTTTCGGCACCATGACATTCATTTCGCTAGACTTGCTAGTTATGAGCTCAACATCCAATGATTCCGAATTGAGATACATTTGACAGCCGTCCGTCTTGTCGATCGAAATAGTTGGCACCTTTCCGAGTACCTGcaaaaaaagggggagggggagggcgaaataaataaataaataaataaataaataaataaataaaaagaaaaaacagaatgaTAAAATGTTCCAAATGAACTCTGCTCATCCGTTCATCGTCGGTTTCGTATGAATTCTCGATCATAGAACAAAAGCAAAGCGCTTCTGGTTGTCTATTTATTTGGTTCTTGTCATGCTTTAGAATCTGACATGAgtataaatatctaatattcaatataatctTGTGGAACAGAGTGTCCAACAATAGAACGGGATATCAAGTTTAATGTCACGAGTATTATCGACATCAATAATATGCGGTGGCAGCTTGGTAAGTATTAAATGaagacgaaataaaaataaaatttaacctACGGCACATTTGGATTTCCATCAAGGTGGTAATCTAGAACCTGTGAGAATAATTTGCGAGACCAATTGGAAACAATGTATACGAGCCATTTTGAGATACATGTGGACGGAAATTGTGACAGACGTGGTCGATTGTTTAACTACGGAATCAATATTGTGGAGGGTATAACTATAATTTCGATCTAatcaatattcaatattttaatataaacattttgtttGACGTCTATTAAAGATCATTGCCATCTGCCTCATTTGCATCATGCTACTACGTATATTTTATGtcaaaagaaaatggataaaTAGGGCTACTCCTAGCAAATACATTCTCAGCAGAGTCGGTTGTAAGGTCGACGACCTTGAATTGAAAATCAATATACTGACGTACAAGTTACAGTACGGAACATGGCCGCTTCCTCACCAAATTCAAAATGCCGCTTTAAAAAAGCAACATCGTAATCTCAGACTGACGTTATCAACATCGAGCGATCGTAAAGATTGGATCAAACGTATTTTGCTCGggtaaaaaaattatccaaTCGAACGACGtagaatctttttcttttctttttttctcttctttccaatTAATACTCCCCATATTCAGCTCGACATCCAACGCTTATCTGTCACCTTCCAAATTGGACCCTATCTCTGTACATCGTATAAACGAATTGCTCGACACGAAAACGGAATACTTTTCATCCGAAAATCAACAACAAGACGTATCTCCGAGCGATCAAAGTGATATAAAATCTTCGAGAACTACCAGTGTTGAATCTATAAAGTAAGTCGAAAGGAATTATCGTACGGCAAATAGTAGTAAAAAGAGGATCTACTATAGAAAAACTAATCTGGAGGGTGTCCATCGACGTGGACTTTCAAAGAGTGAAAATCTAGAAGAGTCACGTAGTTGCGTTACGAGGCAACTTTCTTTATTACCAAGAAAGGACAGCGATTATTCTTGGAAGAAAATACGAAAGCAAAAACGTCCGAGACTTTCTACGTCACGATCGAAAATCACTGGCTGCGACAAATACACCGATAGTATCGTAGAgtgtaaaagatttttaagaGATCTCAAGGAGAGTAACAAGAGACTCGAATTCAATTGCAGTTCCTCGGCTATCACCAATGATTCTTCCTCGTTTCGAGATTCTTGGACCGACGAAAAGGTAATTTctattcgataatataaaataataatttatgcgAGACAAGCagaataatcgtattatttctGCTGACGTTACATTCTGTTTGTTAAAGTCATCTTTGCACGCTCAAACAACAGATGCGAGGAATGCAAGCAGGAGATGCAAAATCATTGGAGAAGTAAAAGGAACGCTCGTGAAAGTAGAACGCGAGAAAAAGGATCCGAATACGTGCATGGATATATCTAACGGTATACAAATTGACAGGATCAAGAGCAACGGTTTATTGTCTTCGTTAAATTCAAGCATTCACGATgatttatcgaataatttaatgatGGACGAGACGACGAGTATCCTttctcaaaataataacaacgtcataGAAATGTCCCAGATCCGGTTATATCGGATTAAACGGAAATTGGAAAGTCTCGACAAAGTTTTACGAGCGTACAGCGTATTGGACTCATGCGTTACGAGAAATATCGaaggatcgaaagaaaatggcAACGACGAGATCCAAACGATTTATCAAAACGTCGTTGAAATTCTCGACAcgttaaaattagaaattaagaatatcaacgaaacgaaaagaaataagattttattaaacgttAAGGAATATAACGACAAGATGCTGCAAACGAATAGCAGCGATTACGAATTATATGAAAGTATCGATTCCGAGAAAAGTTCCTCGATTTCTATGAAAAGTTATTCCGAGCCATTGATCGATGATCCATTAGATTTAGCGATCATTGAAAGGAATCAACGAAACGAGGAACGATCGATTAAAACTGACGCTTTGTCTCGATCTAATCACGTCATAGATCAAGAATCtgttttaaatgattttcaattgcaaaagaaaaaagaattatcagACTTTTCTGTTTCGTTGGAAATCGACGAGGATCCATCGATCATTTCTACGAACTCCAGTCAGGTGGAAATATCGAAGGATAGCGATTTGGAAAACAAGTCAACAGAAATGTTAATTCGTGAA
This sequence is a window from Vespa crabro chromosome 9, iyVesCrab1.2, whole genome shotgun sequence. Protein-coding genes within it:
- the LOC124426762 gene encoding uncharacterized protein LOC124426762 isoform X2 — encoded protein: MASMCGSSKSHPALTTSSYYRSGTYPYQSDYYFPPRSTWSRVPAHPTKKQNGNSTWKIGSAMLIISAMLVLIAVLAIAGLALWLGALRNDSKNAIVGFYCNFRVIKGERYNPMLKLNTSMVFRDKERKYKNIFELLFRRSVLSPAYKQTIIDKFENGTFKVFFRLYLDRRKIPRSITNIEDTIEDIIAKETYSLSSLFKDLELDLASINVKRISQEMATNQKQTNQQRNAMITKNGLLRPNRTSPLITGTKPKSKPTKIESSEPEIDFNNIPTIQGTYKATKINETMKNSTKVDVKIESNVKNFSKISQLDEVLKSTVSKIEDTTKLELTSAEPISTTTKDRTTNRIGVTIETIDHQKEITLSSIKVSSTTTSSTNSVIFNDFHKPDFETSPWKPIVPGYVNTELKLLPETTVSSGNIDVDSTVKNSTYNIQDKVIDSTNPKLPNRIPESLDRLNTRMDVPGMSTLDEEDTDFPHDRIVPEDMVNFRVNGKFKNKIPGLMDDGNVFTAPTPAAETFNRPSIEVSGQLPSETYDLRLSTSSELTKADGAKQHYYQTIDQTRTKIELANSTNEQKENSSSTMSSIASRWNLQTVKSKPSLIEESDPESVSGIGIAEPVPDVEENLETRSRLSGIEALDKEQNDALRDRKVDQRPIYTSYRSPDLSGSAVRPSLIENPGTLKPFRHTIPVDKITSAIVSEDDNKRLPLIPPNQNTKISSSVNNNDNKHIEKAEIKDKWITSMNIKEATEMINADRKNTSSESSVKIANIELIESTKSTKLNGEEKIDDEKILKLSTTEIYSELLHPSYNNGQKLIMKDEENKEVISEKLTSNVSRNSTFIEVDTLQHVPNQTDEESTNDFDSKNSANRGENVSINPHLTTTPGTRKKIYNDTLKAYVVENLVTLAPVKSNTGVGRPIRPRPKIENEKVTKPSEKTSANKNSVERLDETALLEQLFGLQGLERDNNKRNSNLSKGKLVDGIESNNATNSSDNKHTHIEQIVEVVTSVSTKISSKQNPDRVVLRFVVTNSTSPPIIHSDSNTKLEKHSLENTEEKRSFKEEKLNADPIKVQTSDRKISTLEENRFLLDKLKQLAEVRTHDKAIVTIQKNSSNVSLDNLNSKIKEGSSSSNDQRFLQNFDELKKIADVAMGNETLKNGSALFTLSRDGVRILTKIMNKVEDDLNHQANQTNEESPVFMPDNCQGGGFQCNDGKCLPSSARCNMLGECSNSEDEASCTCADFLKAQLLQQKICDGTADCWDYSDEKDCDWCVEGQFVCGNSRYCVDQSKVCDGFRDCPTGEDEKKCAALIEEYVEDYKIVADELKNKSIILESKNESDDVFAKSEDYSYDSENNRDVPFDQEAVESTLSKTTTLPDSFDFPSSRETYGSVVETTILPDEPTNSPNLVSGREISLNLRNSLVDKTSFHAKEDSLITSTQGFKKELNGYNDKGYLNIRKNGKWGKLCLNSTNNFRQEKQTTWSIEDLGRAVCKAITYQDYERVERVLDENPSSGNSYYVLSFNEKSSDKTVLTFKPSNCPSGQVLKVKCKNLECGIRTQAPSQARIVGGGSSSAGSWPWQVALYKEGDYQCGGALINDKWILSAAHCFYRALDEYWVARIGATRRGSFPSPHEQLLRLDHIVLHPDYIDNGFINDIALLRLERSVTFSDYVRPVCLPQNEPKSGTTCTVTGWGQLFEIGRIFPDTLQEVQLPLISTEECRRKTIFLPLYRITSGMLCAGLKDGGRDACLGDSGGPLVCSGSDNKYTIHGITSNGYGCARPGRPGVYTKVHHYLSYIERVIMSKNDIPSSIASCKGHRCPLGECLPKSRVCNGFLECSDGSDERDCTTTFR
- the LOC124426762 gene encoding uncharacterized protein LOC124426762 isoform X1 → MASMCGSSKSHPALTTSSYYRSGTYPYQSDYYFPPRSTWSRVPAHPTKKQNGNSTWKIGSAMLIISAMLVLIAVLAIAGLALWLGALRNDSKNAIVGFYCNFRVIKGERYNPMLKLNTSMVFRDKERKYKNIFELLFRRSVLSPAYKQTIIDKFENGTFKVFFRLYLDRRKIPRSITNIEDTIEDIIAKETYSLSSLFKDLELDLASINVKRISQEMATNQKQTNQQRNAMITKNGLLRPNRTSPLITGTKPKSKPTKIESSEPEIDFNNIPTIQGTYKATKINETMKNSTKVDVKIESNVKNFSKISQLDEVLKSTVSKIEDTTKLELTSAEPISTTTKDRTTNRIGVTIETIDHQKEITLSSIKVSSTTTSSTNSVIFNDFHKPDFETSPWKPIVPGYVNTELKLLPETTVSSGNIDVDSTVKNSTYNIQDKVIDSTNPKLPNRIPESLDRLNTRMDVPGMSTLDEEDTDFPHDRIVPEDMVNFRVNGKFKNKIPGLMDDGNVFTAPTPAAETFNRPSIEVSGQLPSETYDLRLSTSSELTKADGAKQHYYQTIDQTRTKIELANSTNEQKENSSSTMSSIASRWNLQTVKSKPSLIEESDPESVSGIGIAEPVPDVEENLETRSRLSGIEALDKEQNDALRDRKVDQRPIYTSYRSPDLSGSAVRPSLIENPGTLKPFRHTIPVDKITSAIVSEDDNKRLPLIPPNQNTKISSSVNNNDNKHIEKAEIKDKWITSMNIKEATEMINADRKNTSSESSVKIANIELIESTKSTKLNGEEKIDDEKILKLSTTEIYSELLHPSYNNGQKLIMKDEENKEVISEKLTSNVSRNSTFIEVDTLQHVPNQTDEESTNDFDSKNSANRGENVSINPHLTTTPGTRKKIYNDTLKAYVVENLVTLAPVKSNTGVGRPIRPRPKIENEKVTKPSEKTSANKNSVERLDETALLEQLFGLQGLERDNNKRNSNLSKGKLVDGIESNNATNSSDNKHTHIEQIVEVVTSVSTKISSKQNPDRVVLRFVVTNSTSPPIIHSDSNTKLEKHSLENTEEKRSFKEEKLNADPIKVQTSDRKISTLEENRFLLDKLKQLAEVRTHDKAIVTIQKNSSNVSLDNLNSKIKEGSSSSNDQRFLQNFDELKKIADVAMGNETLKNGSALFTLSRDGVRILTKIMNKVEDDLNHQANQTNEESPVFMPDNCQGGGFQCNDGKCLPSSARCNMLGECSNSEDEASCTCADFLKAQLLQQKICDGTADCWDYSDEKDCDWCVEGQFVCGNSRYCVDQSKVCDGFRDCPTGEDEKKCAALIEEYVEDYKIVADELKNKSIILESKNESDDVFAKSEDYSYDSENNRDVPFDQEAVESTLSKTTTLPDSFDFPSSRETYGSVVETTILPDEPTNSPNLVSGREISLNLRNSLVDKTSFHAKEDSLITSTQGFKKELNGYNDKGYLNIRKNGKWGKLCLNSTNNFRQEKQTTWSIEDLGRAVCKAITYQDYERVERVLDENPSSGNSYYVLSFNEKSSDKTVLTFKPSNCPSGQVLKVKCKNLECGIRTQAPSQARLHVSRRSRIVGGGSSSAGSWPWQVALYKEGDYQCGGALINDKWILSAAHCFYRALDEYWVARIGATRRGSFPSPHEQLLRLDHIVLHPDYIDNGFINDIALLRLERSVTFSDYVRPVCLPQNEPKSGTTCTVTGWGQLFEIGRIFPDTLQEVQLPLISTEECRRKTIFLPLYRITSGMLCAGLKDGGRDACLGDSGGPLVCSGSDNKYTIHGITSNGYGCARPGRPGVYTKVHHYLSYIERVIMSKNDIPSSIASCKGHRCPLGECLPKSRVCNGFLECSDGSDERDCTTTFR